Proteins from one Vibrio coralliirubri genomic window:
- the norR gene encoding nitric oxide reductase transcriptional regulator NorR: MQDISASTLMEMTIGLASGVNDQDRFNRLIDAIRKTITCDCVALLSLQGDTLVPIAMQGLSRDTFGRRFIISEHPRFEEICASRSPVRFDADSSLPDPFDGLLIDHDGDLPMHACMGLPLLFGDKLLGILTLDSLKPDVFANIPARNLEVLAAIAASTMQMALTFSQLEHQAKQSKQLLEELNVEAWERDGGELIGNSDTMVALKNDIAVVAPSEFNILIHGDTGVGKELVARTLHHQSQRKRNPLVYVNCAAIPENLVESELFGHVRGAFTGADKNRLGKFALADGGTLFLDEIGELPLAAQSKLLRALQNNEIQPVGQDNIQTIDVRVLAATNRDLKQEVEDGRFRADLYHRLSVYPIAVPALKDRGDDISLLAGFFLEQARRKLGINQVKFRSDVLSFLNRYGWPGNVRELEHVISRSALKALARSTNKNLVTITKEDCGPLDQDQPIATTQVKNTPLSTPTIDLSAGLRGATDDFQRSIITEVLEDANFNWAQAGRVLKTDRANLTRLSKRLGLNVAKSHTIERTK; encoded by the coding sequence ATGCAAGATATCTCCGCATCTACCCTCATGGAAATGACCATTGGCCTCGCAAGTGGTGTCAACGATCAAGATCGTTTCAATCGCCTGATCGATGCCATTCGCAAAACCATAACGTGTGATTGTGTCGCGCTTTTAAGTCTTCAAGGCGACACGCTAGTACCTATCGCAATGCAAGGGCTCAGCCGAGATACATTCGGTCGTCGCTTTATCATTTCAGAACACCCACGGTTTGAAGAGATCTGCGCGTCTCGCTCTCCGGTTCGTTTCGATGCTGACAGCTCCTTACCCGATCCTTTCGATGGTTTGCTTATTGACCATGATGGCGATTTACCAATGCATGCTTGTATGGGCTTGCCTTTGCTATTTGGCGATAAGCTCTTAGGCATTCTGACTCTAGACAGCTTGAAACCTGATGTCTTCGCGAATATTCCGGCGCGTAACCTTGAAGTGCTGGCAGCGATTGCAGCCTCAACGATGCAGATGGCACTGACCTTCTCGCAACTTGAACATCAAGCAAAACAGTCAAAGCAATTACTCGAAGAGTTGAACGTAGAAGCGTGGGAACGTGACGGCGGTGAATTGATTGGTAACAGTGACACCATGGTCGCGCTTAAGAACGACATCGCGGTTGTAGCTCCGTCTGAGTTTAATATCTTGATTCATGGTGACACCGGAGTTGGTAAAGAGCTTGTGGCTCGCACCCTGCACCACCAATCTCAACGTAAACGTAACCCACTCGTCTACGTAAACTGTGCTGCAATTCCTGAAAACTTAGTAGAGAGTGAACTGTTTGGTCACGTTCGTGGCGCGTTCACTGGCGCAGACAAAAACCGCTTAGGTAAGTTTGCTTTAGCCGATGGTGGCACACTGTTCCTTGATGAGATTGGTGAATTGCCTTTAGCTGCGCAAAGTAAACTTCTACGTGCGCTACAAAACAACGAAATCCAACCTGTTGGCCAAGACAACATTCAAACCATTGATGTTCGAGTATTGGCAGCGACAAACCGAGATCTAAAACAAGAAGTTGAAGACGGTCGATTCAGAGCCGATTTGTACCACCGATTGAGTGTGTACCCTATCGCGGTGCCAGCACTGAAAGATCGTGGTGATGACATCAGCCTATTAGCGGGTTTCTTCTTAGAACAAGCGCGTCGTAAGCTTGGTATCAACCAAGTTAAGTTCCGCTCCGACGTTCTTTCTTTCCTAAACCGTTATGGTTGGCCGGGTAACGTGCGTGAACTTGAGCACGTGATCAGTCGTTCAGCATTGAAAGCGTTAGCGCGCAGCACCAATAAAAACCTGGTGACAATTACCAAGGAAGATTGTGGTCCACTCGACCAAGACCAGCCTATTGCGACGACACAGGTGAAGAACACACCATTATCGACACCAACGATCGACCTTTCTGCAGGGCTACGTGGTGCAACGGACGATTTTCAACGCAGTATCATTACTGAGGTGTTGGAAGATGCCAACTTTAACTGGGCACAAGCAGGACGAGTTCTGAAAACAGACCGAGCAAATCTGACTCGACTCTCTAAGCGTTTAGGGCTAAATGTGGCTAAGTCTCACACGATCGAACGGACAAAATAG
- the hmpA gene encoding NO-inducible flavohemoprotein, with translation MLNNAHIEIIKSTIPLLESAGPALTQHFYQRMFTHNPELKDIFNMTHQRTGRQGVALFEAIAAYAKNIENLAALTTAVERIAQKHTSFNIQPEHYQIVGLHLIETLRELAADAFTPEVEEAWTAAYLFLAQVFIDREAELYLQRKQAVGGWEAARAFVIADKIEESALVTSFILKPKDGGEVLDYTPGQYIGIEVKPEGSQYSEIRQYSLSDKPNGKQYRISVKREGQGQETQGVVSNHLHDTVAVGDEVSLYAPAGDFMYQERSKPVTLISAGVGVTPMQSMLEYLNTEDKNEPVLYLHACENVGQHSFTTRVKDIVADKGWEAKTWYMNKDESACENTHQGQMDLASISDTKGFEESDFYICGPVGFMKNIVEQLDALKVDRSRVHYEVFGPHANF, from the coding sequence ATGCTTAACAATGCACATATCGAAATCATCAAATCTACTATCCCTCTACTTGAGAGCGCAGGCCCAGCTTTAACTCAGCATTTTTATCAACGTATGTTCACGCATAACCCTGAGTTGAAAGATATCTTCAATATGACTCACCAAAGAACAGGTCGCCAAGGCGTAGCACTGTTTGAAGCTATCGCGGCATATGCAAAGAACATTGAAAATCTAGCAGCGTTAACAACAGCCGTTGAACGTATTGCTCAGAAACACACAAGCTTTAACATTCAACCAGAGCACTACCAAATTGTTGGTTTGCACCTGATTGAGACATTACGTGAACTAGCCGCTGACGCGTTTACTCCAGAAGTGGAAGAAGCATGGACAGCCGCTTACCTATTCTTGGCGCAAGTATTCATCGATCGTGAAGCTGAACTTTACCTACAGCGTAAGCAAGCTGTTGGTGGTTGGGAAGCAGCGCGTGCGTTTGTGATTGCAGACAAGATCGAAGAGTCAGCGCTAGTAACTAGCTTTATCCTTAAGCCAAAAGACGGCGGTGAAGTTCTGGATTACACACCAGGTCAATACATCGGTATCGAAGTGAAACCGGAAGGCTCTCAATACAGCGAGATTCGTCAATACTCACTGTCTGATAAGCCAAACGGCAAGCAATACCGTATTTCTGTTAAACGTGAAGGACAAGGCCAAGAGACACAAGGCGTTGTATCTAACCACCTACACGATACGGTTGCTGTTGGTGATGAGGTTAGCCTATACGCACCAGCAGGTGACTTTATGTATCAAGAGCGTAGTAAGCCAGTAACGCTTATCTCTGCAGGTGTTGGTGTCACGCCAATGCAGTCTATGCTTGAGTACCTAAACACGGAAGATAAAAACGAGCCAGTACTTTACCTTCACGCTTGTGAGAACGTAGGCCAACACTCTTTCACGACTCGTGTTAAAGATATTGTTGCCGACAAAGGTTGGGAAGCGAAAACGTGGTACATGAACAAAGACGAATCTGCATGTGAAAACACACATCAAGGCCAAATGGATCTAGCGTCTATCTCGGATACTAAAGGTTTTGAAGAGAGCGATTTCTACATCTGTGGACCTGTTGGCTTCATGAAGAACATCGTGGAACAACTAGACGCACTTAAAGTTGATCGTTCACGCGTACATTACGAAGTATTCGGCCCTCACGCTAACTTCTAA